The following coding sequences lie in one Arachis hypogaea cultivar Tifrunner chromosome 4, arahy.Tifrunner.gnm2.J5K5, whole genome shotgun sequence genomic window:
- the LOC112797427 gene encoding DEAD-box ATP-dependent RNA helicase 50 → MTGSVLATLVPSSNCNSRPWWWWDWPSLSQRPSLISPWRTTPSITTTATVFSSSQQQDIGIITSIDSSSSSISPSFERLKTQKVKALVHRSKQHRNRSTDDGRPRDSSPKPNPRSRGGWGDAGGSFRSLHSQELAPDTSFFSVKSFRELGCADYLIQSLQKLSFPRPSNVQAMAFAPVIAGKTCIIADQSGSGKTLAYLAPIIQRLRQEELEGHSKSSPQAPRVVILAPTAELASQVLDNCRSLSRSGVPFKSMVVTGGFRQRTQLETLQQGVDVLIATPGRFLFLMKEGFLQLTNLRCVVLDEVDILFGDEDFEVALQSLINSSPITTQYLFVTATLPRDVYSKLVEIFPDCEMIMGPSMHRISPRLEEIIVDCSGEDGQEKTTDTAFLNKKSALLQLAEERPVPRTIVFCNKIETCRKVENALKRIDRKGAVIQVLPFHAAMTQESRLASMKEFARSPSKQVSQFMVCTDRASRGIDFWGVEHVILFDFPRDPSEYVRRVGRTARGAKGVGKAFIFVVGKQVSLARKIMERNRKGHPLHDVPSAVTF, encoded by the exons ATGACCGGTTCTGTTCTTGCAACCTTGGTTCCCAGTTCCAATTGCAATTCCAGACCATGGTGGTGGTGGGACTGGCCATCACTCTCTCAAAGGCCGTCACTGATTTCTCCTTGGCGCACTACTCCCTCCatcaccaccaccgccaccgTCTTCTCCTCCTCTCAGCAACAAGACAtcg GCATCATAACAAGCATTGATTCGTCCTCATCCTCAATAAGCCCGAGTTTCGAAAGACTGAAAACTCAGAAAGTCAAAGCTCTCGTCCACAGGTCTAAGCAGCACAGAAACAGAAGCACTGACGATGGTCGACCACGTGATTCATCGCCAAAGCCAAACCCTCGTTCAAGAGGAGGATGGGGGGATGCTGGAGGATCCTTCCGTTCTCTTCATTCTCAGGAGCTCGCTCCCGACACCAGCTTCTTCAGTGTCAAGTCCTTCAGGGAACTAGGCTGCGCTGACTACCTCATCCAATCACTCCAAAAGCTCTCTTTCCCGCGCCCTTCCAATGTACAG GCCATGGCATTTGCACCTGTTATTGCTGGAAAGACTTGTATTATAGCTGACCAAAGTGGTTCTGGAAAGACTTTAGCATATCTTGCACCAATAATTCAGCGTCTTAGGCAAGAAGAACTAGAAGGACACAGTAAATCCTCTCCTCAAGCTCCTAGAGTTGTCATACTAGCACCAACAGCTGAATTAGCTTCCCAG GTCTTAGATAATTGTCGATCACTGTCTAGATCTGGGGTTCCATTTAAATCTATGGTTGTCACAGGTGGCTTTCGACAAAGAACTCAACTGGAAACTTTACAACAGGGTGTTGATGTATTAATAGCTACACCTGGCCGTTTTTTGTTCCTTATGAAGGAAGGCTTCTTGCAGTTAACAAATCTAAGATG TGTTGTTTTGGATGAGGTAGATATTCTCTTTGGTGATGAGGATTTCGAAGTGGCTCTTCAAAGCTTGATCAATTCCTCACCCATAACTACACAATACTTATTTGTGACTGCAACTCTACCAAGAGATGTTTACAGCAAACTGGTTGAAATTTTCCCCGATTGTGAAATGATCATGGGACCTAGTATGCACCGAATAAGCCCACGCCTTGAAGAG ATCATAGTAGATTGCAGTGGAGAAGACGGGCAAGAAAAAACTACTGATACAGCATTTCTGAACAAGAAATCTGCTCTTCTGCAGCTTGCAGAGGAACGCCCTGTTCCAAGAACTATTGTGTTTTGCAACAAA ATTGAAACATGCAGAAAAGTTGAGAATGCATTAAAGCGTATAGATAGAAAGGGAGCAGTTATACAAGTTCTACCTTTCCATGCTGCCATGACACAAGAATCAAGGCTTGCAAGTATGAAGGAGTTTGCACGTTCACCGTCAAAACAAGTGTCCCAGTTTATGGTTTGCACGGACCG AGCATCAAGGGGAATAGACTTTTGGGGAGTGGAGCACGTGATACTGTTTGACTTCCCGAGGGATCCAAGCGAATATGTGAGGCGTGTCGGAAGAACGGCGAGAGGCGCCAAGGGTGTGGGGAAGGCATTCATATTCGTGGTAGGCAAGCAAGTATCGCTTGCACGCAAAATCATGGAAAGAAATAGGAAGGGTCACCCCTTACATGATGTCCCTTCTGCTGTTACCTTCTAG